From Weissella diestrammenae, a single genomic window includes:
- a CDS encoding ABC transporter ATP-binding protein, translated as MSYLKYSHITKRYQNGAIGVNDVSFEADAGEFIVLIGTSGSGKTTLLRMINRLVTPTKGELILDGQNIKKMDAIALRRKIGYVVQSIGLMPHMTIRQNMMLVPSLLKWSKERQEEKATELIKLVDLDESILDRFPAQLSGGQQQRIGVARALAAEQDIILMDEPFGALDPITREHVQQLVKKLQMKLKKTIIFVTHDMDEALKLATHIGVMDHGQLIQYATPNEILQHPASEFVAKLIGEERLLAAQQQTMTVTELMKTQPATVLPSASIRQAIEIMQQRSVDTLLVVDETHHLLGVMSLAMLDQSFGHATRVADIYSEDIESVYSDDLLRSIVGRLLQNELNYIPVVNQEHVLLGLVTRRNLVELMYNTVWGTPINENEVKS; from the coding sequence ATGAGTTATTTAAAATATTCGCACATTACAAAACGTTATCAAAATGGTGCGATTGGCGTGAATGATGTGTCATTTGAAGCTGACGCTGGTGAATTTATCGTTCTCATCGGTACTTCTGGATCAGGTAAGACGACCTTATTACGAATGATTAATCGGTTAGTCACACCGACCAAAGGTGAATTGATTTTGGATGGCCAAAATATTAAAAAAATGGATGCCATTGCGCTTCGTCGAAAAATTGGGTATGTTGTTCAAAGTATTGGGCTAATGCCACATATGACAATTAGGCAGAATATGATGTTAGTGCCAAGTTTATTAAAGTGGTCAAAGGAACGTCAAGAAGAAAAGGCGACTGAATTAATTAAACTTGTTGATTTAGATGAGTCGATTCTTGATCGATTTCCGGCCCAGCTTTCGGGTGGTCAGCAACAACGGATTGGTGTCGCTAGAGCCCTGGCAGCTGAGCAAGATATTATTTTGATGGATGAACCTTTCGGTGCTTTGGACCCAATCACGCGTGAACATGTCCAACAATTAGTTAAAAAGTTACAGATGAAGTTAAAGAAGACGATTATCTTTGTGACGCACGATATGGACGAAGCACTAAAATTAGCAACGCATATCGGGGTAATGGACCACGGTCAATTAATTCAGTATGCGACACCAAACGAGATTTTACAGCACCCTGCCAGTGAATTTGTTGCGAAGTTGATTGGAGAAGAGCGCTTATTGGCCGCACAACAACAGACGATGACCGTTACCGAATTGATGAAAACGCAACCGGCCACGGTACTACCAAGTGCTTCGATTCGTCAAGCAATTGAGATTATGCAACAGCGATCTGTTGATACGTTATTAGTCGTTGATGAGACACATCACTTGTTAGGCGTTATGAGCTTGGCAATGTTAGATCAATCATTTGGACATGCAACAAGAGTTGCGGATATATATTCAGAAGACATTGAATCAGTATACAGTGATGATTTACTTAGAAGTATTGTCGGACGATTATTGCAAAACGAACTGAACTATATTCCAGTGGTTAATCAAGAACATGTTTTATTAGGGCTAGTGACCCGAAGAAATTTAGTTGAGTTAATGTACAATACGGTTTGGGGGACGCCAATCAATGAAAATGAGGTGAAGTCATGA
- a CDS encoding ABC transporter permease, with amino-acid sequence MTTGLIGQVFHYYVVNGMSILEAMGRQLLMTFDGVMLAVIIGLPLGILAQRFKKIGAGIITITNLLQIMPGLALMSLLMIVFGLGSRTVIITIFLYSLLPIIGNTLSGLLAVPKSLEDVGKGLGMTRWQILLKINLPMALPAIMTGIRNALIVSISIATLGAFIGGGGLGDLIIRGLNASDGGVIIIAGVLPTIIIAVLGDFLIQKLTQYLQV; translated from the coding sequence ATGACAACTGGATTGATTGGACAAGTTTTTCACTATTATGTCGTCAATGGCATGTCAATTTTAGAAGCTATGGGACGGCAACTATTGATGACCTTTGATGGCGTTATGTTAGCTGTTATCATTGGATTACCACTTGGCATATTAGCGCAGCGTTTTAAGAAAATTGGGGCAGGGATTATTACAATCACTAATTTATTACAGATTATGCCTGGCTTGGCGCTGATGTCACTGTTGATGATTGTTTTTGGATTAGGTAGCCGAACTGTTATTATCACGATTTTTTTGTATTCACTGCTACCCATCATCGGCAATACTTTGTCTGGGCTATTGGCAGTTCCTAAAAGCTTGGAAGATGTTGGTAAAGGTTTGGGGATGACGCGTTGGCAAATCCTATTAAAAATCAATTTACCAATGGCACTTCCCGCCATTATGACTGGTATTCGGAATGCATTAATTGTTTCGATTAGTATCGCAACTTTAGGTGCATTCATTGGTGGTGGCGGATTGGGGGATTTAATTATTCGCGGGTTAAATGCAAGTGATGGTGGCGTCATTATTATTGCTGGTGTTTTACCAACAATTATTATTGCTGTGCTCGGTGATTTTTTGATACAGAAATTAACACAGTACTTACAAGTATAA
- the argS gene encoding arginine--tRNA ligase, with product MNYKAQVADALHQALPEVDLDAISAKIEVPKDTAMGDFAFPTFILAKQLHQAPQVIAENLVDQIDVKPFKQVVANGPYVNFFLDQANFGATVLKTVLETENYGHNTDGEAGHVTIDMSSPNIAKPMSMGHLRSTVIGNSLAEIANANGYQPIKINHLGDWGTQFGKLMVAYKLWGSAEEVSQDPINTLVKYYVRFHAEAKEHPEMDDEGRAWFKRLEDGDEEAHELWQWFRDESLKEFMDLYDTLDIQFDSFNGEAFYNDKMDGVIETLESRNKLVTSQGAQVVNLDDYGLNVAMIKRTDGATLYMTRDLAAAVFRKKNYNFVKSLYVVGGEQREHFQQLKAVLKEMGYEWADDIEHIPFGMITVDGKKLSTRSGRIILLKDVLNDSVQLALQQIDEKNPSLADKEKIAHEVGTGAVVFHDLMNERTLNFDFKLEEVVRFEGDTGPYVQYANARAHSILRKAGQLEIDFNQLTISDEHVWETEKLLADFEAVIRRAWRDREPSVIAKYVLNLARTFNKYYANSKILNDDNERNARLALVLAVSQVLTESLRLLGVKAPVEM from the coding sequence ATGAATTATAAAGCGCAAGTTGCTGATGCGCTGCATCAAGCCTTACCTGAAGTAGATCTTGACGCAATTAGTGCAAAAATTGAAGTTCCAAAAGACACGGCAATGGGTGATTTTGCTTTCCCAACATTTATTTTGGCAAAGCAATTGCATCAAGCACCACAAGTGATTGCTGAAAACTTGGTTGATCAAATTGATGTTAAGCCGTTTAAACAAGTTGTGGCTAATGGCCCATATGTCAACTTTTTCTTAGATCAAGCTAATTTTGGGGCGACTGTCCTCAAGACAGTGCTGGAGACTGAAAATTACGGACATAATACGGATGGTGAAGCCGGGCACGTGACAATTGATATGTCATCGCCAAATATTGCCAAGCCAATGTCTATGGGACATTTACGCTCAACAGTTATTGGAAACTCGTTGGCTGAGATTGCAAATGCTAATGGGTATCAGCCAATTAAAATTAATCATTTGGGTGACTGGGGAACTCAATTTGGTAAGTTGATGGTTGCCTATAAGTTATGGGGATCAGCTGAAGAGGTTAGTCAGGATCCGATTAATACTTTGGTAAAGTATTATGTTCGCTTCCATGCAGAAGCCAAGGAGCATCCTGAGATGGATGACGAAGGTCGTGCATGGTTTAAACGCCTTGAAGATGGTGATGAAGAGGCACATGAATTGTGGCAATGGTTCCGTGATGAATCATTAAAAGAATTTATGGATTTGTACGATACATTAGATATCCAATTTGATTCATTTAATGGGGAAGCATTTTATAATGACAAAATGGATGGTGTCATCGAAACACTTGAATCAAGGAATAAATTGGTGACGTCGCAAGGTGCGCAAGTCGTCAATTTGGATGACTATGGTTTGAATGTTGCTATGATTAAGCGAACTGATGGGGCAACGTTGTATATGACACGTGACCTAGCAGCCGCAGTTTTCCGTAAGAAAAACTACAACTTTGTGAAATCACTTTATGTTGTTGGTGGTGAGCAAAGAGAACATTTCCAACAGTTAAAAGCTGTTTTAAAGGAGATGGGGTACGAATGGGCAGATGACATTGAGCATATCCCATTTGGTATGATTACGGTAGATGGCAAAAAGTTATCAACGCGTTCAGGGCGCATTATCTTGCTTAAAGATGTGTTAAATGATTCAGTTCAATTAGCCTTACAACAAATTGATGAAAAGAATCCATCATTAGCCGATAAAGAAAAAATTGCGCATGAAGTTGGTACTGGCGCAGTCGTTTTCCATGATTTGATGAATGAACGAACTTTGAATTTCGACTTTAAGCTTGAAGAAGTCGTCCGATTTGAAGGGGATACTGGACCATATGTTCAGTATGCTAATGCACGAGCACATTCAATTTTACGGAAAGCTGGTCAATTAGAAATTGACTTTAACCAATTAACAATTTCGGATGAACATGTTTGGGAAACTGAAAAGCTATTAGCCGATTTTGAAGCGGTTATTCGTCGTGCATGGCGGGATCGTGAACCATCAGTGATTGCTAAGTATGTATTAAATCTGGCACGTACATTTAATAAATATTATGCGAATTCGAAGATATTAAACGATGATAACGAAAGAAACGCACGATTAGCCTTAGTTTTAGCTGTTTCACAAGTTTTGACGGAATCACTCCGATTACTTGGCGTAAAAGCACCAGTAGAAATGTAG
- a CDS encoding LemA family protein yields the protein MTLLILVAVVVVLVIAYISIYNGLIKSRMNTKEAWSQIDVQLKRRNDLIPNLIETVKGYAKFEQGTLEKVISLRNQLVSAPSDDQNATMQISDQLSSSLKSIFAVAESYPDLKANQQYAKLMEELANTENKIAYSRQLFNTTTATYNAKLQMFPTSIVANLGHFQPATFLETPEEEKKTPVVSFDENGL from the coding sequence ATGACATTATTAATTTTAGTTGCTGTAGTTGTGGTGCTAGTGATAGCTTATATCAGTATTTACAATGGTTTAATTAAAAGCCGTATGAATACAAAAGAAGCATGGTCTCAAATTGATGTGCAATTGAAGCGGCGGAATGATTTGATTCCGAATTTGATTGAAACCGTTAAGGGTTATGCAAAATTTGAACAAGGTACTCTAGAGAAAGTGATTAGCTTACGAAATCAATTAGTTTCAGCCCCTAGTGATGACCAGAATGCAACAATGCAGATTTCTGATCAATTATCTTCAAGCTTAAAATCAATTTTTGCAGTTGCAGAGTCATATCCTGATTTAAAAGCCAACCAACAATACGCAAAGTTAATGGAAGAGTTAGCTAATACCGAAAATAAGATTGCATATTCGCGTCAATTGTTTAACACAACAACGGCCACTTACAATGCAAAACTACAGATGTTCCCAACCTCTATTGTGGCTAATCTAGGACATTTTCAACCTGCAACGTTCCTAGAAACACCAGAAGAAGAAAAAAAGACACCAGTTGTATCTTTTGATGAAAACGGGTTATAA
- a CDS encoding ABC transporter permease, with protein MTFLNEHFIPVINKIGQQLWLVIIATCLGILIALPLGILVSRNKRVARIVMPVVITLQTIPSLALLALLVPFMGIGAKTAIFALALYALLPILQNTVVGIQQVPASLNDVALALGLTPLQRLIKVSLPLALPLIMQGIRLSTVYVISWSTLAAYIGAGGLGDYIFAGLNLYDPKLILLGTLPLMLLAIFADSLLKLATRILVKRFHVDEVIA; from the coding sequence ATGACTTTTTTGAATGAACACTTCATACCAGTCATTAATAAGATTGGTCAGCAATTATGGTTAGTAATCATCGCAACGTGCTTGGGGATTTTAATTGCTTTGCCCCTTGGTATTTTGGTCAGTCGCAATAAACGAGTTGCTAGAATTGTCATGCCGGTTGTGATTACATTACAAACAATCCCTTCACTTGCGTTATTAGCATTGCTTGTACCATTTATGGGGATTGGTGCTAAAACGGCCATCTTTGCATTAGCGTTGTATGCATTGCTACCGATTTTACAGAATACGGTTGTTGGGATTCAACAGGTACCGGCCAGTCTCAACGATGTAGCCTTAGCCTTAGGCTTAACACCACTCCAACGTTTGATAAAAGTATCGCTACCATTAGCATTGCCATTGATTATGCAGGGGATTCGGCTATCAACTGTCTACGTTATTTCTTGGTCAACTTTGGCAGCTTACATTGGTGCAGGTGGATTAGGTGATTATATATTTGCCGGCCTAAATTTGTATGATCCCAAGTTAATTTTGTTGGGCACATTGCCACTAATGCTTCTAGCAATTTTTGCAGATTCTTTGCTAAAACTAGCAACTCGAATTTTGGTGAAACGTTTCCACGTTGATGAGGTGATTGCATGA
- the murE gene encoding UDP-N-acetylmuramyl-tripeptide synthetase: MELSSEQITHLLESEALLKAAPNSEFKIEHLAYNSNDVTTGTLLFIKGNFKSEYLQSAIEKGVRAIVAPSTFEQSFEALPTWVVDDVAMAMSVVSMAFYEYPQNQLALIGITGTKGKTSAAYMAYEILSASTDNKVALSSTLSIITGNAPEYHYRAHLTTPESLDLYRYMREAVNNGMTHMVMEVSSQAYKMQRVYGLRYNVGIFLNISPDHVGENEHPTFEDYLQHKMMLIDHSEQIILNVETQHFHELIERAALDLPRDGIWLYGSDDERQELKPDIAFETLTSNLQGSTFRLREVDPQAKRLNLVADYQLDMPGDFNESNATAVAIATRLVGADVEAIQTGLATVRVPGRMQMLTSHAHGTIYVDYAHNYASITALLQFVRQNESVDRLMLVVGAPGNKGVSRRPGIGKAANEGADIVYLTSDDPQYEDPNTIADEIQAYITRSDVKVMREMDRQKAIAAAITAAGPRDVVVLAAKGLDEYQKVNGVDTPYKNDWQAACDIIDKLEK; encoded by the coding sequence ATGGAATTATCATCTGAACAAATAACACATTTATTAGAATCTGAAGCGCTACTAAAAGCTGCGCCAAACTCAGAATTTAAGATTGAACATCTTGCCTATAATAGTAATGATGTCACAACTGGTACGTTGCTCTTTATTAAAGGAAATTTTAAGAGCGAATATCTGCAAAGTGCGATTGAAAAGGGTGTGCGAGCAATTGTCGCACCATCGACATTTGAACAATCATTCGAAGCGTTGCCAACTTGGGTTGTTGATGACGTTGCGATGGCAATGAGTGTTGTAAGTATGGCTTTTTATGAGTATCCACAGAATCAATTGGCATTGATTGGAATTACGGGTACTAAAGGTAAAACTTCGGCGGCTTATATGGCTTATGAAATTTTATCAGCCTCGACGGACAACAAAGTTGCCCTATCCTCTACGCTAAGCATTATTACTGGTAATGCACCAGAGTATCATTATCGAGCACATTTAACGACACCTGAATCACTTGACTTATATCGCTATATGCGAGAAGCAGTTAATAATGGCATGACACATATGGTGATGGAAGTTTCATCTCAAGCATATAAAATGCAACGCGTTTATGGTTTGAGATATAATGTTGGTATTTTTTTGAATATTTCGCCCGATCACGTTGGCGAAAATGAACATCCAACTTTCGAAGATTATCTCCAACACAAAATGATGCTAATTGACCATTCTGAACAAATTATTTTAAATGTCGAAACCCAACATTTTCATGAGTTAATTGAACGTGCGGCACTTGATTTGCCACGTGATGGTATATGGTTGTATGGATCAGATGATGAGCGTCAAGAATTAAAACCTGATATTGCTTTTGAGACATTAACGTCTAATCTTCAAGGCTCAACATTTCGTTTGAGAGAAGTGGACCCACAAGCTAAGCGCTTAAATCTTGTCGCAGACTATCAACTAGACATGCCAGGTGATTTTAATGAAAGTAATGCGACTGCGGTCGCCATTGCGACGCGTTTAGTGGGCGCTGATGTGGAGGCGATTCAAACTGGATTAGCAACGGTTAGGGTCCCTGGACGTATGCAAATGCTAACAAGTCACGCACATGGTACGATTTATGTCGATTATGCGCATAATTATGCGTCTATTACAGCACTATTACAATTCGTACGACAAAACGAATCTGTTGATCGATTAATGTTGGTTGTCGGGGCACCGGGTAACAAAGGCGTTTCACGACGTCCAGGAATTGGAAAGGCAGCCAATGAAGGTGCGGATATTGTTTATTTGACATCTGATGACCCACAATATGAAGATCCCAATACGATTGCTGATGAAATTCAAGCTTATATTACACGCTCTGATGTTAAAGTGATGCGAGAGATGGATCGTCAAAAAGCAATTGCAGCAGCAATTACTGCTGCAGGTCCAAGAGATGTGGTTGTATTAGCAGCAAAGGGATTGGATGAATATCAAAAAGTAAATGGGGTGGATACACCTTATAAAAATGACTGGCAGGCTGCGTGCGATATCATTGATAAACTAGAAAAATAG
- a CDS encoding bifunctional folylpolyglutamate synthase/dihydrofolate synthase yields MTPSLARVGMIREILSWLGNPDTKLRIIHIAGTNGKGSTGAMLANVLNENGYRVGHFSAPAVNDDRDVITMDGAVIAMSDVVSIVKDIITQVKKHGGNFSTLGKFEWWVLIALVYFGKRESDFVVLEAGRGGHIDATNAILNPYMVVFTKISLDNIGITGKTLVQVAKDKAEIIKPGALVVSYPGQDLDVLKILKNKTISAGATWNPLQTPTITVLSSEPQGLHLNINDLQDLYLSLTGNYQANNLNTVVQVIDLLRSKGFRLAKDRTATALAHVSIPGRMEYNADRNILYDGAHNPEGMRALANAIRAWHLPFKPTFVLGLMDDKNAHEMIDEVTAVAATIIAVTPDQKGAMTADELAAYVVMNANVDVEIADDPSAAVQLARRNRESSKSLIVVTGSFFTLHAIFNEDEV; encoded by the coding sequence GTGACACCTTCATTAGCGCGCGTAGGGATGATTCGTGAAATTTTATCGTGGCTTGGAAATCCAGATACTAAATTACGGATTATTCATATTGCTGGTACGAATGGTAAAGGTTCGACGGGCGCGATGTTAGCAAATGTATTGAATGAGAATGGCTATCGAGTGGGCCATTTTTCGGCACCTGCTGTCAATGATGATCGTGATGTGATTACCATGGATGGGGCAGTTATAGCGATGAGTGACGTTGTGAGCATTGTCAAAGACATCATTACACAAGTAAAAAAACATGGTGGTAACTTTTCAACCTTGGGCAAGTTTGAATGGTGGGTTTTGATAGCGCTAGTTTATTTTGGCAAGCGTGAAAGTGATTTTGTTGTTTTAGAGGCTGGCCGTGGTGGTCATATCGACGCAACAAACGCCATTTTAAATCCATACATGGTTGTTTTCACAAAAATATCATTAGATAATATTGGGATTACAGGGAAAACTTTGGTTCAAGTTGCAAAAGATAAAGCTGAGATTATTAAGCCGGGTGCTCTCGTAGTGAGTTATCCTGGACAAGATTTAGATGTGTTGAAGATATTAAAGAACAAAACAATTAGTGCAGGAGCAACTTGGAATCCACTTCAAACACCAACCATCACGGTTTTATCGAGTGAACCGCAAGGTTTACATTTAAATATTAATGATCTTCAAGATTTATATCTATCACTCACAGGAAATTATCAAGCGAATAATTTAAATACAGTCGTTCAAGTCATTGACCTGTTACGCTCAAAGGGCTTTCGACTGGCAAAAGATCGAACAGCAACGGCCTTAGCTCACGTGTCAATTCCAGGTCGCATGGAGTATAATGCAGACCGCAACATTTTGTATGATGGTGCTCATAATCCAGAGGGAATGCGTGCTTTAGCAAACGCGATTCGTGCTTGGCACTTACCCTTTAAACCCACTTTTGTGCTTGGATTAATGGATGATAAGAACGCGCATGAGATGATTGATGAAGTAACTGCTGTTGCGGCGACTATTATTGCTGTCACACCAGACCAAAAAGGGGCTATGACTGCTGATGAATTGGCTGCATACGTCGTCATGAATGCGAATGTTGACGTTGAAATTGCCGATGATCCAAGTGCTGCGGTGCAACTTGCTCGTCGGAATCGAGAATCATCTAAATCATTAATTGTTGTGACGGGATCGTTTTTCACACTACATGCAATTTTCAATGAAGACGAGGTGTAA
- the htpX gene encoding zinc metalloprotease HtpX yields the protein MLFDQIAKNKRKTIGLFVGFFLFMAVVGAALGYFMWRSVETGLVIALVVGIVYAGYMYGQSTDVVMSMNHAHELTGPDENPELWHIVEDMALVAQVPMPRVFIIDDASPNAFATGNDPQHAAVAATTGILDRLNRSELEGVMAHEMTHVRNYDIRLQTIAVALTSAIALLANFGTNFMFWGGGRRSDNDRESNNVVGIILSLLVLVLAPIMASIVQLAISRNREYLADAGAVELTRNPEGLISALQKISNSEPMSEQNVAPSSAGLYISNPLKLNGMNELFATHPPMDKRIAALRQL from the coding sequence ATGCTGTTTGATCAGATTGCTAAAAATAAGCGTAAAACAATTGGCTTGTTTGTTGGTTTTTTCTTGTTTATGGCAGTGGTAGGCGCAGCGCTTGGTTATTTTATGTGGCGTTCAGTTGAAACAGGGCTTGTCATTGCATTAGTTGTTGGTATTGTTTATGCCGGTTATATGTATGGTCAATCTACTGACGTTGTCATGAGTATGAATCATGCACATGAACTAACTGGGCCTGATGAAAACCCAGAATTATGGCATATTGTTGAAGACATGGCGCTTGTGGCTCAAGTGCCGATGCCACGTGTTTTCATTATTGATGATGCATCACCGAATGCATTTGCGACAGGTAATGATCCACAACATGCAGCTGTTGCTGCTACAACAGGTATTTTAGATCGATTAAATCGAAGTGAACTTGAAGGTGTTATGGCACATGAGATGACACACGTCCGTAACTACGACATTAGATTGCAGACAATTGCTGTAGCGTTAACCTCAGCCATTGCATTACTGGCAAATTTTGGTACCAATTTTATGTTTTGGGGTGGTGGACGTCGTAGTGATAATGATCGCGAAAGTAATAATGTTGTTGGTATCATCTTATCGTTACTAGTGCTGGTTCTAGCGCCAATTATGGCAAGTATTGTGCAGCTTGCCATCTCAAGAAATCGAGAATATTTGGCTGATGCTGGTGCTGTTGAATTAACAAGAAATCCGGAAGGGCTTATATCAGCTCTTCAAAAAATTTCTAATAGTGAACCAATGTCAGAACAGAATGTTGCACCTTCCAGTGCTGGTTTATACATTAGTAATCCATTGAAATTAAATGGCATGAATGAATTATTTGCGACTCATCCGCCAATGGATAAACGAATCGCTGCTTTACGACAACTATAG
- a CDS encoding osmoprotectant ABC transporter substrate-binding protein: MKTKKKWVILGLFAIGIGVLLASQNLFSNQRQSKNEVIKIGTMNTTESQIVGNIISELMTHRSTQKTMMVNNLGSSSVAHQAMLRGDIDISATRYTGTEIAATLNQPAIFNQQEAQKVVKKAFTERFNQTWFDTYGFSNTYVLLVTPKVAEKYHLKTISDLAKVSSKLTMAVDSSWFEKSGDGYDAFVKKYQTNFKRILPMQIGLVYPSVSKGNVDVAMGYSTDSRIMSSHLVMLKDDLHFFPAYDTSMVVSNELLKRQPQLKATLNKLIGQINLEEMQKLNYQVDHQGLAPEKVAHDYLMENNYFQGGK, encoded by the coding sequence ATGAAAACAAAAAAGAAATGGGTGATTTTGGGGCTGTTTGCAATTGGAATTGGTGTTTTACTGGCCAGTCAGAATTTATTTTCCAATCAACGTCAGTCCAAAAATGAAGTTATTAAAATTGGAACCATGAATACCACTGAGTCTCAAATTGTTGGTAATATTATCAGTGAATTAATGACACATCGTTCGACACAAAAAACAATGATGGTTAACAATCTGGGGTCATCATCAGTTGCACATCAAGCGATGCTACGTGGTGATATTGATATCTCAGCTACTCGGTATACAGGTACCGAAATTGCGGCAACGCTGAATCAACCGGCAATTTTTAATCAACAGGAAGCACAGAAAGTTGTAAAGAAAGCATTTACTGAGCGCTTTAATCAGACCTGGTTTGATACATATGGCTTTTCAAACACATATGTTCTGTTGGTCACACCAAAAGTTGCAGAAAAATATCATTTGAAAACAATCAGTGACTTGGCGAAAGTTAGCTCAAAATTAACGATGGCCGTTGATTCATCTTGGTTTGAGAAGTCAGGGGATGGTTATGATGCATTTGTAAAGAAATACCAGACGAATTTTAAGCGTATTTTACCGATGCAGATTGGTCTAGTATACCCATCAGTTTCTAAAGGCAATGTTGACGTTGCTATGGGATACTCAACTGATAGCCGTATTATGAGCAGTCATCTTGTGATGTTAAAAGATGATTTACATTTTTTCCCAGCATATGATACTAGTATGGTTGTGTCAAATGAGCTGCTTAAACGTCAGCCACAACTGAAAGCTACTTTAAATAAGCTAATTGGACAAATCAACTTGGAAGAAATGCAAAAATTAAATTATCAAGTTGATCATCAAGGATTAGCACCTGAGAAAGTGGCACATGATTATTTAATGGAAAATAATTACTTTCAAGGGGGTAAATAA